The proteins below come from a single Rosa rugosa chromosome 2, drRosRugo1.1, whole genome shotgun sequence genomic window:
- the LOC133728543 gene encoding cold-responsive protein kinase 1: MTCLSFILGRKDSSRKLGFEVDDELSGIHDVKLYTYRELKLATEDFDIANKIGEGGFGSVYKGQLKDGNLAAIKVLSAESRQGVKEFLTEIDVISKIEHENLVKLYGCCIEGDQRILVYNYLENNSLAQTLLGGGFSNIQFNWRTRRGICIGIACGLAFLHEDVRPHIIHRDIKASNILLDKDLMPKISDFGLAKLIPANVTHVSTRVAGTIGYLAPEYAIRGQLTRRADVYSFGVLLVEIVSGRCNTNTLLPIEEQYLLERTWNLYERRELVGLVDTALNGDFDAEEACRFLKIGLLCTQDTPKLRPSMPTVVKMLKGQKEIDDTKITKPGLISDFMDLKIRSQPNSKKPSEKTTASSYNESSGSDNPDNSNLSSETSAAAISTFITNLSFETTPPGTTTFDFKTI; the protein is encoded by the exons ATGACTTGTTTATCCTTCATACTCGGTAGAAAGGACTCATCAAGAAAACTTGGGTTTGAAGTTGATGACG AACTTTCTGGCATTCATGATGTTAAACTATACACGTACAGAGAGTTGAAGTTGGCGACTGAAGATTTTGATATAGCCAATAAAATCGGGGAAGGTGGTTTTGGTTCTGTCTATAAG GGACAACTTAAAGATGGAAATCTTGCTGCTATAAAAGTTCTTTCAGCTGAATCAAGACAAGGGGTGAAGGAGTTTTTGACTGAGATAGATGTGATCTCAAAAATAGAGCATGAAAATCTAGTTAAGCTCTATGGCTGTTGTATAGAAGGGGACCAGAGAATTTTGGTCTACAACTACCTCGAGAATAATAGTCTTGCACAAACTCTTCTTG GTGGAGGTTTCAGTAATATCCAGTTTAATTGGCGAACACGGCGTGGAATATGTATCGGAATTGCATGTGGGCTTGCGTTCCTTCATGAGGATGTACGTCCACATATTATTCACAGGGATATCAAAGCCAGCAATATTCTCCTTGATAAAGACCTAATGcctaaaatttcagattttggccTTGCAAAACTTATCCCGGCCAACGTGACTCATGTTAGCACACGAGTGGCAGGAACAAT AGGTTATCTGGCACCAGAATACGCAATACGAGGGCAATTGACGAGGAGAGCAGATGTTTATAGTTTTGGGGTACTCCTTGTGGAAATAGTCAGTGGCAGATGCAATACTAATACACTACTACCCATTGAGGAACAGTATCTGCTTGAAAGG ACATGGAATCTCTATGAACGCAGGGAGCTGGTTGGTCTGGTAGACACAGCATTGAACGGGGATTTTGATGCTGAGGAGGCCTGTAGATTCTTAAAGATTGGTCTTCTCTGCACACAAGACACTCCGAAGCTCAGACCATCCATGCCAACTGTGGTGAAGATGCTAAAAGGTCAGAAGGAAATCGACGATACTAAGATAACAAAGCCAGGCTTGATATCTGATTTCATGGATCTCAAAATACGAAGCCAACCGAATAGTAAGAAGCCTAGCGAAAAGACCACTGCTTCGTCCTACAATGAGTCCTCCGGTTCAGACAACCCGGACAATTCAAACCTGTCATCAGAAACCTCAGCTGCTGCTATTTCCACTTTCATCACAAACCTGTCCTTTGAAACCACACCTCCGGGTACTACAACCTTCGACTTCAAAACCATATGA